In Fusarium fujikuroi IMI 58289 draft genome, chromosome FFUJ_chr02, the genomic stretch TGTAGGCTGTCAAGATTGTTTTGGATCGAGCTTAAAATACACACACTCATTTGAACAAATCACAAGAATAATTATTCTCGCAAAACAACAAGACGTAACTCACAACTGCGCCGtaaaactttttatatacgTATATACCAAACTATCATGAAACAGTATTCTTATCAACAATACCCCTAGCAAACTCTCCGAAAGTGAGGTGCTGCTTGATATCCACCTCTTCACCCAAGTTAGGCTGAGTAAACACCGCCAACGTGTTACGCGCGATCTTTCCGTCACTAACACTAGCTCTCACGCCTCTGACAAAGTGAGGCACAGCCTTGAAACGACCGGCAGTAATACGCTCCAGAGCTTCACCAGTCTGGAAAGCAATGCAATCGCGAGGAATCTTGACCTGAACTGTCTCGCCTGTACGAGACTTGATGTACAGACCAGCTGAAGGATCAGGGGATGAGGGAAGCTCATCAAGTGGTGGAAGAGAAGCACCGTTCAGGTTTGTAACCTCTGGTACAGCGGGACTTGTCTTGTGCTCGTCGATAAACATGGCTGATGTAAGACCAGTTAAGCATCCATGGTCCAAATGCGTAGCACACCAatcgtcctcatcaccgCCATTGGCAGCAGGGTCATTTTCTTGGGGGTAGTAGTGCAGCAGACGGGCCTTGGTGGTGCTAGAAGTGCTGACAACGTGCTCTAGGTATCCGGCTGGATAACCCGGGATATCCTCTTGCGCAAAGCGGTCGCAAGCACGTGCGACTAGGACCGCTACGTCAATGATGAGGCGGCATAGCGAGGTGACAGAGGGCTTGAAGCCTGGAAGGACATTTTCTGGTGGCCATACATTGGGGGCGAGATATTCGGGGAATGTGTCGATGGAGAATTCCTCAGTGGGTTTGGCGCATTCGAGAGACGGGTCGATGTAGAATGCACAGTTGGCGTAGTATGAACCCTTGAAGGTATCGACTTGACCATTTTTGAGAGTCTCTTTTCCGAGAGACCAGCCAGTCAGATATTTAGCTCTGgcgttctcaagcttctcttggCTTGCGTTAGCGAGGGCTGTCTAATAGTATCATGACAACTTACCAAGTTCTTCCTTGGGGAGGTTGCCGAGATATGAGGCGTAAGAGAGAGCTTGGTGTCTCAGTTCGGGAAACTCTTTGGGAACGTCTTTTACGACGAGAATTCCGAGAGAATCAGGACCAAAGGCTTCTTTGAGGGTTTCAAAAGGAATGTTCCCTATGGAATATTAGACTCTGCTGTTTTATAGGGCGAGGGAGATTCATCATGACAGCGGCACTACCTTATCATGAATGTAAGAGGTACGTACCATCCTTGAGGTCCTGGAGAGACACGGAGacagcttgagcttgggcaACCATTTTGACCGAGATACAACAATCAATGACTCAACTTATACGAcagataaaaaggaataaatgGAGTCAGGGAATTATTCTCatcttttatttctttttctcttacAGAGGTTACTATGAGTTGCGGGGGAGTCTCGATTACATAACCAATCACCTTCCCGAACAGCTCAGTTCCCGTAGTGGAGCTCGCCGTATCCCGGCGTTGACCGTCGGCCTCAACCTCCCTGTAACTATCTGAACCACATCATCAAGCTAAACCTCGAATATCCGATCATGGTCAAGCCATTGACATTCAAAGGcgacaagaaggccaagaagcgcaagcgaaCAGACCCCGAGAAATCTCAACGCGATGGCGTAGACGACGAAGCTGGGCAGTTGCAAAAGACGGGCGAAGAGGCAGAGAATGACGACAGTTGGGTTTCTGCTGAGGCAGCGACTGATGTTGTTGGGCCGATCATGATTGTTCTACCGACGGATGAACCTTCAGCACTGGCGTGCGATACGACGGGAAAGGTGTTTGCGATTCCGATTGAAAATATTGTTGATGGGAATCCTGCGACGGCGGAACCGCATGATGTGCGACAAGTCTGGGTCGCGAATCGCGTTGCTGGAACAGAGAGCTTTCGCTTCAAGGGCCATCACGGAAGGTAAGTTAATCTACTCATCTACAACTCTACCTGTAGCTAATGTGCAACACAGATACCTCTCCTGCGACAAAATCGGTCTCCTCTCAGCCACCTCCGAAGCCGTATCCCCCCTCGAATCCTTCAACGTCATCCCCACCGGCGACACACCCGGAACTTTCCAACTGCAAACCCTGCGCGATACATTCCTCACCATAAAAGCACCCAGCAAGGCATCCTCCAAAGCCGTGGACGTGCGCGGCGACGCAGACGCCATTTCGTTCGACACGACATTCAGGATAAGAATGCAGGCGCGGTTCAAGCCCAAGCTGCGCGCgtcgaaggaggagaaggcgtTGGCGAAGATTAGTCGGAGGGAGTTGGAGGAAGCGGCGGGGAGGAGgttggatgaggatgaagttaggaggttgaagagggcgaggagggagggagacTATCATGAGGCGTTGTTGGAGATTAAGGTGAAGAGCAAGCACGATAAGTTTAGTTGAGGGTACAAGGTTCACGAGAAGGCAATATGGGAATATAGGCGACTCAAATCAGAGGTTACGGTTAGTAGTGATGCTTGCGGTTCCTGGTGCCTTCGGCTAACGCCTTGCCTTAAGAAAGGCCATCAACAGCAGGCTCAACGATCATGAATTCAAAAGTTAGGGGCTTGGATGGCATGGTTGGTGAAGACTATTACTCGTCTCTGAAAACAGATAAAGTGTGCTTTGGTCGAAACTTATGCAGCCAGATACTCATATCAAATAATACATAATGAAATTGCATCTTTACAGAAGCTGCCATTCCTTCATGATTCGGTGCTATTTTTGAACAAACTGGGACAAACCTACAACTTCTCAGTAACAAGTCTTCAGCCGAGATATGTCAGAAGCACAGCGACGTTGCACAACTTGATCGCTCCATTCTTTATTCGttttatcttcatcttctttccttAATTCGGCCTCCAGGCCTTGACATTTCCATCCTCACCGGCAGTATACACCACATGGGCCTCGTCAAAGAAGCAGAAAGACCTCACAATCTCCTCCCCATGAGCACCCGGCAAGCCAACGCTGTTCTCCCGATCCAGCGCCCATCCCTCGCCATTGGGATTCTTAGCAAGAAAGACAAGCTCAAATCCTTGCTTACTACATAACGTCAGCATCTGTTTCACAAAATTGGGAAGTGTGGTCTCACTCTTGAGCTCCAGCACCGAGAATAGCTCCGCTACCATCCATCTTGGGCGTAATATCAGCGACGTACTGACATCCCAGAACAGATCTCATATCGCCAAAGTCCTGTACGGCATCACCGTTTGCGCGCTCCTCGCTGACATCATAAAGAGCACAGCGCTCGTCGTGAGATAGAGCAGCTACTTCTGTTGCTGAAAGCCACGCCGCACGGTGAATAGAAGCGTCGGCGTTGCAGGTCTGTACTGTGAGatcgtcttcgtctgcaACGCGGGTATCGTAAACGTTGACGAGACCGTCTGTTGAGccggagaggagaagagctgAGTTGGAGGGGTTGAAGGATAGGTCTGTTACGTCGTCGCTGTGGACTTCTTGGTAGTGTGCTTTGgacgatggtgttgagcgGACGTCCCTGGGATTGTTAGAGAGGAGTTTTGAGTAGTAAGGAGGGAGCTTACCAGAGATGGATTGATGCTGTGTGGTTTTGGAGTTCTGTTCCTACGGCAATGGTCTGTGTATCAAAACTACAAGCCATAGATAGAATAGGAGCTTGGCTAGCTACACTCACAATCAGCAACTCTCCCTACCCATCACTTCACTCATATCTGTAACTCACCTTGAAACTGTACAACATTCGCACCCTGTCTCAAATCCCACACACCAACAGTTCCATTCTCACCAGCAGTACACACAATCGAAGTATTGCTATCAAATACCCGCAATGTGGTCAAGTTGCCGTGCTGAGTGGGAAGACGATGCAGAGGACCTGCTGAGAGACGAGTTGGGTCGAGGACAGAGAGGAACTGGTCTGATGAGATAGAAGTGAGACCAACAGATGTCCTGTGTATGTCGAGGACGTATACGTCTCTGCCGAGGGAGAGGCCGTCGGCGCAGTTGAGTGTGTACATGATGGCTATGATGAGTGTTAGTGAGTTTGTGGATGGTATGCGAAGAATTTGATGAGCTCAAAGTATCGATGAACGCAACAGCCCGGAGAGGGAGATAAATAAAACTGGATTTGTTTGTGAGCCTACCTTGGACAGTCAAATTATATCACTACTATCCTTAAGTAGGTACTTGTTCAAGTCTGATGATATTGAGACCCAAATGTTGAAGATTGAAGTCTTCAAAGTCCCACTTTTCGTTGTGAATGGCGGCCTCGATAACTGAATATTGCCCAATTTTGGGCTCATCTGCACAGAACTTCAGATTCGCAGGAAACAAATCAATTCCATATTGGTGATCCCTAATACGTTTTTTTCATAGGCTATGTCTAATGCTTTCAGACACCACAGCCGCTTGAAGGACTTTGTTGTACTATACTGTCAACAGTCACGCCTAAGCAAGAACAGCACATGCATGATGCCAACATCTCTGATCTTACATATATTTTACAATTATTATCTATCGCTCATATTTGGTACAGTACTCCGTCTATCGTCAAGCATTCGAAAACCAATCGCAACAGCAATTGCCAAtcccaaggagaagagtTCTTGTGTTTCACCTCCTCCCCTATAACGCCAAATTCATCTATTCCTCTCCGTTGTTTTGGGGGTATTTCCTTTTTCCATCCTGTCCATCCTGCTCATTTCCATCACGAACGATCGTTGGAACTGTGAAGATGTCTCTCGTTGACTCCGCGAAACGCTCGTTTGCCTACCTCGTAGCTGCTGATCATGATGGCGCATGCTGGGGCAACCTTAAGGGTTCGTGGGATCCATCCCTTCCATAGTCCTGAGGCTCCTTCGGTCTTGAAAATGTGCCAGAGGAGGCGTACCATACTGCGCTCCTCGGGGGCAGCTACTGCGCTGGCACTGCTTTGTTTGGCCTTTTTGGAGCTGTCTTGGTAGATCTGTGTTCGTGTCTTTCCGACGTCAAAAGGCGTTGTGACAAAAGATGCGAACGCTCCGGACAGAGCACCAGCTGTGAAGGCATCCACAAAGGTTTCGGTATGGTTCTCCTGCACCTGCGATCGTCTCCTTGCTTCTGACAGATCCTCCTCGAGTGGCAATGAGTGACCGTGGCGTTGTTCACGATAATCCGTCAATCTCGATCGTATCGACTCGTATCCCCACCAGTAAAGTCCTGAGAAAGGAACATCTCGCCAAAGGGTCAATGTCAAGCCTCTCCATAATGCAGTATATCCATGTGATCCCACCATCTCCTTCACGCTCTCGAAAGCTTCCACAAGGTGATTTGTCGTCGAAGCTCCGTGAGCGGCCTGCATTCGTGTCTTGACAAGTTCGATCGGGCTCACAGCGGTGGCTGCTAGGACACGAGCAGCTGAGCCAGCAGTCAAAGGTGCCGAGGTATCAGAAAAATGCGAAAATGGGCTCTTCGGGTTAAATCGCAGATAATCGTAACCAGtgaagtaaataatattcGAGGGGACTGCCATCACAAGCGTGGGCGATAATCCTCGCCAGAGAGTTGTAACGCCCTCATTGCGGGCAATCTTTCGCAGACCATCAAAAGTAGAGCTGAAGGTTCGGCGCTGTACCTCTTCCACGGCGCATTCGGCGGGTGCTGGAGGCGCGACGATACCGTCTATCCTAGGCGCAGCGAGACAAAATTCGGCGTTACCACCAGAGAAGAAAACTTCGCGACAGCAGGATGTGATACCGAGTTCGGCGGTTTGGGCGGGGGAGAGCGAGGTGGTAGTAATTGCGAGTTTAGAGAAATCGACGGTCGACCGAGGAGCCTTTTGCGACTGAAGTCGCACGCGGACGACATCGAGGGGCGTGACTGTGCAACGCTGATTAGCATAAATCTGATCGAGGATGAAAAGAGACATACCAAGTAATGACGTTAATAAACTGCCCGACATGGCCGACACCATCTTCTGCGTCGCTGTGATATCAACAACTCCATTATTGCTACTCCCAGCTCCTGCCGCTGGTATTGATTTACTCCCACTGAGAATATCCCTCCCGTCGTTGGGTCCCGTTGGTTCGGCATCCATCATATGGCGTAGCGAAAACTCGTCATCGGCTTGGAGGGGGTTCTGGTGGTGATTGTGGTGGTCGTCGTAGCCACCGGGGCGATTTGTGCCGGCAGTGGCCATTATTGGGGTAATTCGAGTATATACGTATTCTCTTCAGTTCATGGTCGAGCAATTGGGGAGAGAATCTGGTCAAAATCCGATGAAAAAGAAGAGCACTGGAATCTCAGGGAGAAGGAAGGGGTAGTATATATGTGTAGGTTGTCGAGATAAGGAAAAGGCAAGCTGAGGtgtcgatgacgatgactcgATGGTAGCGGTTTTGGTGGAGAGGTTTCGCAGTAGTGGCGATCTAAGGCAAAGAAAAAAGCACCCTTTTGTCCCTGATCGAAACAAAACAATCGATGAGACGTTATGTTTGCGACGTTGACATTTATTTTTTAGAGTTCCGTTCTGGAAATTGAATGCCGAAAGGTGATTGATAAAAGTGTCTTTGCTGTggaattaaaaagaaaaagacagaCTCCCCGGACGAAATCCCCGAGGCCG encodes the following:
- a CDS encoding related to WD40 repeat protein; translated protein: MYTLNCADGLSLGRDVYVLDIHRTSVGLTSISSDQFLSVLDPTRLSAGPLHRLPTQHGNLTTLRVFDSNTSIVCTAGENGTVGVWDLRQGANVVQFQASQAPILSMACSFDTQTIAVGTELQNHTASIHLWDVRSTPSSKAHYQEVHSDDVTDLSFNPSNSALLLSGSTDGLVNVYDTRVADEDDLTVQTCNADASIHRAAWLSATEVAALSHDERCALYDVSEERANGDAVQDFGDMRSVLGCQYVADITPKMDGSGAILGAGAQDKQGFELVFLAKNPNGEGWALDRENSVGLPGAHGEEIVRSFCFFDEAHVVYTAGEDGNVKAWRPN
- a CDS encoding related to mitochondrial carrier family protein, which gives rise to MATAGTNRPGGYDDHHNHHQNPLQADDEFSLRHMMDAEPTGPNDGRDILSGSKSIPAAGAGSSNNGVVDITATQKMVSAMSGSLLTSLLVTPLDVVRVRLQSQKAPRSTVDFSKLAITTTSLSPAQTAELGITSCCREVFFSGGNAEFCLAAPRIDGIVAPPAPAECAVEEVQRRTFSSTFDGLRKIARNEGVTTLWRGLSPTLVMAVPSNIIYFTGYDYLRFNPKSPFSHFSDTSAPLTAGSAARVLAATAVSPIELVKTRMQAAHGASTTNHLVEAFESVKEMVGSHGYTALWRGLTLTLWRDVPFSGLYWWGYESIRSRLTDYREQRHGHSLPLEEDLSEARRRSQVQENHTETFVDAFTAGALSGAFASFVTTPFDVGKTRTQIYQDSSKKAKQSSASAVAAPEERSMVRLLWHIFKTEGASGLWKGWIPRTLKVAPACAIMISSYEVGKRAFRGVNERHLHSSNDRS